A section of the Quatrionicoccus australiensis genome encodes:
- a CDS encoding CYTH and CHAD domain-containing protein: MSTEIELKLQLTPKAAKQLGNHPLLADITPQKQRLLNTYFDTPELQLHARRIAIRFRQKGWQWLLTVKSAEPASGGLAMRSEWETEATPGNFNFSHVDNDELRHFLEDATEHLEPVFTTDFRRQIWHVPFGESLIELAVDRGSIESRGKSTPICEIELELLCGTVEDIFGLTRQLQADLNLVPAIASKAERGYNLFTNTPLRPFRAKTAPLTPEQTPVEAFRQIALGCLEHFQRNEPGLLSSNDLEFVHQARVALRRLRSAIKLFAPVLPAQFVSAYGQTWKTLASALGDARNWDVFLTETLPPIQTAFPDNRDIKQLRNAARRRAKAARQAITRILAGREYPRLLVEFTAATYALGDVLPTPLPDFAESRIAAYIRRAKKLANRHAQLTSTERHRMRIYFKKLRYAIEFMTPLIPPKNMKTGLINLAHLQDTLGLINDLVTAEQLIEEVFGEKSTTAARAWIAGQTELLLDQLPEVLMGWVRLTDSSLASQLFSKKKA, from the coding sequence ATGAGCACAGAAATCGAACTCAAGCTGCAACTGACGCCCAAGGCAGCCAAACAACTCGGCAACCATCCGCTGCTGGCGGACATCACGCCGCAAAAGCAACGCCTGCTCAACACCTATTTCGACACGCCCGAACTGCAACTGCACGCCCGCCGGATCGCCATCCGCTTTCGCCAGAAGGGCTGGCAGTGGCTGCTCACCGTCAAGTCGGCCGAACCGGCCAGCGGCGGCCTCGCCATGCGCAGTGAATGGGAAACCGAAGCCACGCCGGGCAATTTCAACTTCAGCCACGTCGACAACGACGAACTGCGCCATTTTCTCGAAGATGCCACCGAACACCTCGAACCGGTATTCACCACCGATTTCCGCCGCCAGATCTGGCACGTCCCCTTCGGCGAATCATTGATCGAACTGGCGGTCGACCGCGGCAGCATTGAAAGCCGAGGCAAGAGTACGCCGATCTGTGAAATCGAGTTGGAACTGCTGTGCGGCACCGTCGAAGACATTTTCGGCCTGACCCGGCAGTTGCAGGCCGACCTCAACCTGGTGCCGGCGATCGCCAGCAAGGCCGAGCGCGGCTACAACCTGTTCACCAACACCCCGTTGCGGCCCTTCCGCGCCAAGACCGCCCCCCTGACACCCGAACAGACCCCGGTCGAAGCCTTCCGCCAGATTGCACTCGGCTGCCTGGAACATTTCCAGCGCAACGAACCCGGCCTGTTGAGCAGCAACGATCTCGAGTTCGTGCACCAGGCCCGCGTCGCGCTGCGCCGCCTGCGCTCGGCAATCAAGCTCTTCGCGCCAGTCCTGCCGGCACAATTCGTCAGCGCCTACGGGCAAACCTGGAAAACACTGGCCAGCGCGCTGGGCGACGCACGCAACTGGGATGTTTTCCTGACGGAAACGCTGCCTCCAATCCAAACTGCTTTCCCGGACAATCGCGACATCAAGCAACTGCGCAACGCCGCCCGCCGCCGCGCCAAGGCGGCCCGCCAGGCGATCACACGCATTCTGGCCGGGCGCGAATATCCGCGCCTGCTGGTCGAGTTCACGGCAGCTACGTATGCGTTGGGCGACGTTCTACCAACTCCACTGCCGGACTTTGCCGAAAGCCGCATCGCAGCCTATATCCGACGGGCCAAGAAACTGGCAAATAGACACGCGCAACTGACGTCCACCGAACGCCATCGGATGCGCATTTATTTCAAGAAATTACGGTATGCAATTGAATTCATGACCCCGCTGATCCCGCCTAAAAACATGAAAACGGGGCTGATCAACCTTGCTCATCTGCAAGACACCCTCGGACTTATCAATGATCTAGTTACTGCAGAACAACTTATCGAAGAAGTATTTGGTGAAAAATCCACTACTGCAGCCCGCGCCTGGATTGCAGGTCAGACTGAGTTGCTGCTTGACCAGCTACCAGAAGTCCTGATGGGATGGGTACGATTAACGGACAGTTCGCTAGCCTCACAGTTGTTCAGCAAAAAAAAGGCCTAG
- a CDS encoding amino acid ABC transporter substrate-binding protein, which translates to MVSAVSADEPVRPVGPTLTKVAARQVLYVGYREEAQPFSYLVPGRAEPVGYMWDVCTSVFSAVRAVAGNAVRVVPISVTDNARTMMLKTGITDLDCGGAGNTVARQKQVDLSYNVYVSEIKVMVRKDGGIGSFEQLAGRKLVTLAGGSAERHVKHAALGSNITFVHLLASTPQEAMSQLAQGEADAFAADDVVLAAQRAAGPGDFVILETALAREPYAIMLPKDDPAWKKRVDDTLVGLMQSGELARIYEKWFLNPIPPLGHSLALPMSPSLKAAIQAPGDVPVN; encoded by the coding sequence ATGGTTTCCGCCGTGTCGGCCGATGAGCCGGTGCGTCCGGTCGGGCCGACGCTGACCAAGGTCGCTGCCCGTCAGGTGCTGTATGTCGGTTATCGGGAGGAGGCGCAACCCTTTTCCTACCTGGTGCCAGGGCGAGCGGAGCCGGTCGGCTACATGTGGGATGTTTGCACCAGTGTTTTTTCTGCCGTGCGTGCGGTGGCTGGCAACGCAGTCCGGGTAGTGCCGATTTCCGTCACCGACAACGCCCGCACAATGATGCTGAAAACCGGCATCACGGATCTCGATTGCGGTGGTGCCGGCAATACGGTGGCGCGCCAGAAACAGGTCGATTTGTCGTACAACGTCTATGTCAGCGAAATCAAGGTGATGGTTCGCAAGGACGGCGGTATCGGCAGTTTCGAGCAGTTGGCCGGGCGCAAGCTGGTGACGCTGGCCGGCGGTTCGGCCGAACGTCACGTCAAGCATGCTGCACTGGGCAGCAACATCACCTTCGTGCATCTTCTGGCCAGTACGCCGCAGGAGGCGATGAGTCAGCTGGCGCAGGGTGAGGCCGATGCCTTTGCTGCCGATGATGTGGTCCTGGCGGCGCAGCGGGCGGCCGGTCCCGGCGATTTTGTCATCCTCGAAACAGCCTTGGCCCGGGAGCCTTACGCGATCATGCTGCCTAAGGATGATCCGGCATGGAAGAAGCGGGTCGACGACACCCTGGTCGGTCTGATGCAGAGTGGTGAACTGGCGCGGATCTACGAAAAATGGTTCCTCAATCCGATTCCGCCGCTTGGTCACAGCCTGGCATTGCCGATGTCGCCTTCGCTGAAGGCGGCGATTCAGGCGCCGGGCGACGTACCGGTCAACTAA
- a CDS encoding bifunctional diguanylate cyclase/phosphodiesterase, with amino-acid sequence MSLFRQLWLAVIASTVIAFAGSFVVSMFTARQYLEQQLAVKNNDNAASLALSMSQLDKDPVTIELQVAAVFDSGQYARVSLVDPEGKTVIEKTSPPMAGTVPEWFVHLFPIESQAGMAQVSSGWNQFGTIELVSHSRFAYRELWEGGIKLLFWFLLGGIGMGLLGMQLLRRIKRPLDAVVGQARAISERRFVSISVPETPELKSLASAMNAMVERLKAMFAEEAARLEQVRQEATLDSLTGLANRAFFLNQLEVALSNDDAATSGSLLMLRIADLAGINKRAGRETADELLRRIGSAFAEIASGRPNAAAARLNGADFAVLLPGLSDPSEAAEKLLHVMRDLSSAGLIDSDRIAHLASGTYQHGQSIGNLLSHIDAALAAAEGQSGLAWCRAESGCEQIATSNADWKKLLEGAIEMHRLRLIEFPVAANGGQLLHLECPLRLQASENGEWLAAGSFMPMASRLAMTSELDLAVARLALDRIAAGTPAVAVNLSGESILSPAFRASLQALIAARKDLAPRLWLEVPEIGAFQHFEEFQAFCNSLRPFGCRLGIEHFGRQFSEIGRLHDIGLDYLKVDGSFIRAIDSQPGNQAFLKGLCSIAHNIGLTVIAESVQTPAELAMLPGLGFDGATGPAIPRN; translated from the coding sequence ATGTCACTTTTCCGCCAGCTCTGGCTCGCCGTCATTGCCAGCACCGTCATCGCCTTTGCCGGCAGCTTTGTCGTCAGCATGTTCACCGCCCGTCAGTATCTGGAACAGCAACTGGCGGTCAAGAACAACGACAACGCCGCCTCGCTCGCCTTGTCGATGTCGCAACTGGACAAGGATCCAGTCACCATCGAACTGCAGGTCGCGGCCGTCTTCGACAGCGGACAATACGCGCGGGTCAGTCTGGTCGATCCGGAAGGCAAGACGGTGATCGAGAAGACCAGCCCGCCGATGGCCGGCACGGTTCCCGAGTGGTTCGTGCATCTTTTCCCGATTGAGTCGCAGGCCGGCATGGCGCAGGTTTCATCGGGCTGGAACCAGTTCGGCACCATCGAGCTGGTTAGCCACAGCCGTTTTGCCTATCGCGAACTCTGGGAAGGCGGCATCAAGCTGCTCTTCTGGTTCCTGCTCGGCGGCATCGGCATGGGACTGCTCGGCATGCAACTGTTGCGCCGCATCAAGCGCCCGCTCGATGCCGTGGTGGGGCAAGCACGCGCGATCAGCGAGCGGCGTTTCGTCAGCATTTCGGTCCCCGAAACCCCGGAACTGAAAAGCCTCGCCAGCGCCATGAACGCGATGGTCGAACGCCTCAAGGCGATGTTTGCCGAAGAAGCCGCCCGCCTCGAACAGGTGCGCCAGGAAGCAACACTGGACAGCCTGACCGGGCTGGCCAACCGCGCCTTCTTCCTCAACCAGCTGGAAGTCGCGCTGAGCAACGATGATGCAGCGACCAGCGGCAGCCTGCTGATGCTGCGCATCGCCGACCTCGCCGGCATCAACAAGCGGGCCGGGCGCGAGACGGCCGATGAACTGTTGCGCCGGATCGGCAGTGCCTTTGCCGAGATTGCCAGTGGCCGCCCCAACGCCGCGGCGGCCCGCCTGAATGGCGCCGACTTTGCCGTCCTGCTACCCGGCCTGTCCGACCCGAGCGAAGCAGCGGAAAAGCTGCTGCATGTCATGCGCGACCTGTCGTCGGCCGGACTGATCGACAGCGACCGCATCGCCCACCTCGCCAGCGGCACTTACCAGCACGGCCAGAGCATCGGCAACCTGCTCTCGCATATCGACGCCGCCCTGGCTGCGGCCGAGGGCCAGAGCGGACTGGCCTGGTGTCGCGCCGAAAGCGGCTGCGAGCAGATTGCGACCTCGAATGCGGACTGGAAAAAACTGCTCGAAGGTGCCATCGAAATGCACCGTCTGCGCCTGATCGAATTCCCGGTGGCTGCCAACGGCGGCCAGTTGCTGCACCTGGAATGCCCGCTGCGCCTGCAGGCGAGCGAGAACGGCGAATGGCTCGCCGCCGGCAGCTTCATGCCGATGGCCTCACGCCTCGCGATGACCAGCGAACTCGACCTCGCCGTCGCCCGCCTCGCCCTCGACCGGATTGCCGCCGGCACGCCGGCCGTAGCGGTCAACCTCTCCGGCGAGTCGATTTTGAGCCCGGCTTTCCGCGCCAGCCTGCAAGCCCTGATCGCCGCCCGCAAGGATCTGGCGCCACGCCTCTGGCTGGAGGTGCCGGAAATCGGCGCCTTCCAGCATTTCGAGGAGTTCCAGGCCTTCTGCAATTCGCTGCGTCCGTTTGGCTGCCGTCTCGGCATCGAACATTTTGGTCGCCAGTTCAGCGAAATCGGCCGCCTGCACGACATCGGACTGGACTACCTCAAGGTCGACGGCAGCTTCATTCGCGCCATCGACAGCCAGCCCGGCAATCAGGCCTTCCTCAAAGGCTTGTGCAGCATTGCCCATAACATCGGTCTGACCGTCATCGCCGAAAGTGTTCAAACCCCGGCCGAACTCGCCATGCTTCCCGGCCTCGGCTTTGATGGCGCCACCGGCCCGGCCATTCCGCGCAACTAA
- a CDS encoding YbhB/YbcL family Raf kinase inhibitor-like protein gives MKLTSTSFTDGQRMPGQFSFCIADPAHHVCLGSNLNPQLAWTDAPQGTRSFAVICHDPDVPSQGDDVNQEGRTVPASLPRVDFFHWVLIDLPPTVNAISEGEFSKEVTPRGKSGPQAPHDSRQGINNYTDWFAGDNDMRGDYYGYDGPCPPWNDEIIHRYVFTVYALDIDKLPLTGKFGGPEARQVIAGHILAQDSLMATYTLNPTLLA, from the coding sequence ATGAAACTGACCAGCACCAGCTTTACCGATGGACAACGCATGCCGGGCCAATTTTCCTTCTGCATTGCCGACCCGGCGCACCATGTTTGCCTAGGCAGCAATTTGAACCCGCAACTGGCGTGGACCGATGCGCCGCAAGGCACCCGCTCCTTTGCCGTGATTTGTCACGACCCCGACGTACCGAGCCAGGGCGACGACGTCAACCAGGAAGGCAGGACGGTTCCGGCCAGTTTGCCGCGCGTTGATTTCTTCCACTGGGTACTGATCGACCTGCCGCCAACGGTCAACGCGATTTCAGAAGGCGAATTCAGCAAGGAAGTGACGCCGCGCGGCAAATCAGGACCACAGGCCCCGCATGACAGCCGCCAGGGCATCAACAACTACACCGACTGGTTTGCCGGCGACAATGACATGCGCGGCGACTACTACGGCTACGACGGCCCCTGCCCCCCGTGGAACGATGAAATCATCCATCGCTACGTTTTTACGGTCTACGCACTGGACATCGACAAACTGCCCCTCACCGGCAAGTTTGGCGGCCCCGAGGCACGCCAGGTCATCGCCGGGCACATCCTGGCACAGGACAGCCTGATGGCGACTTACACCTTGAATCCGACGCTGCTCGCCTGA
- a CDS encoding transglutaminase-like cysteine peptidase, translating into MAKQPLNSLRLLVLAALFATVSLLSLTAGAGLDFDRLQQALSARFNNQWASARFDEWRQMLGNGQGTSEAEKLRRVNDFFNRHVAFDDDFSVWGQSDYWATPMEFIGQGRGDCEDFSIGKYYSLLNLGIPVAKLRLVYVKALLNGVNGPVQQAHMVLVYYASPSADPLVLDNLVPEIRPASRRSDLSPIFSFNSSGLWQGTGNQSSQSNLSRWQDLLARARAEGFQ; encoded by the coding sequence TTGGCAAAACAACCGCTCAACTCCCTCCGTCTGCTTGTCCTGGCTGCCCTCTTCGCCACCGTCTCCTTACTCAGCCTGACGGCCGGCGCGGGGCTGGACTTCGACCGCCTGCAACAAGCGCTGAGCGCTCGCTTCAACAATCAATGGGCCAGCGCCCGCTTTGACGAATGGCGCCAGATGCTCGGCAATGGCCAAGGCACATCCGAAGCCGAAAAGCTGCGCCGCGTGAATGACTTTTTCAACCGCCATGTCGCTTTCGATGACGATTTCAGCGTCTGGGGCCAGTCCGACTACTGGGCGACGCCGATGGAGTTCATCGGCCAAGGCCGCGGCGACTGCGAAGACTTCTCGATCGGCAAATACTATTCCCTGCTCAACCTCGGCATCCCGGTCGCCAAACTTCGCCTGGTCTATGTCAAGGCGCTGCTCAACGGCGTCAATGGCCCGGTCCAGCAGGCGCATATGGTGCTGGTCTATTACGCGTCGCCGAGCGCCGACCCGCTCGTGCTCGACAACCTTGTTCCCGAGATTCGCCCGGCATCGCGCCGGAGCGATCTCTCACCCATTTTCAGTTTCAACAGTTCGGGGCTTTGGCAAGGCACCGGCAATCAGTCCAGCCAGAGCAATCTCTCGCGCTGGCAGGATTTGCTGGCACGCGCTCGCGCCGAAGGCTTCCAGTGA